In Aegilops tauschii subsp. strangulata cultivar AL8/78 chromosome 3, Aet v6.0, whole genome shotgun sequence, one genomic interval encodes:
- the LOC109783446 gene encoding PH, RCC1 and FYVE domains-containing protein 1 encodes MPTKVAASDVIRVSTSSAPSTSSHGSAQDDYESSGDVYVWGEVICESTARAGSDAVIRSAVRQDVLLPKPLESHLVLDVYHVDCGVKHAALVTKNGEVFTWGEESGGRLGHGSREDYARPNLVNSLAVSNVDFVACGEFHTCAVTTAGELYTWGDGTHNIGLLGHGTDISHWIPKRISGALDGLQVAYVSCGTWHTALITTIGQLFTFGDGTFGVLGHGNRESISCPREVESLSGLRTIAVACGVWHTAAVVEVIVTQSSSSLSSGKLFTWGDGDKHRLGHGDKEPRVKPTCVASLIDYDFHRIACGHGLTVGLTTSGQVWSMGNTVYGQLGNHRSDGKLPCLVEEIMGEQVVQVACGSYHVAVLTVKSEVFTWGKGANGRLGHGDIDDRKIPTLVEALRDRGVRHISCGANFTAAICQHKLMPGAEQSQCTSCRQPFGFTRKRHNCHNCGHVHCNACTSRKVLRAALAPNPGKPYRVCDSCFLKLNNAIDSSAINKRKDTVPRYSGESNSDSTKLAKAIIPSNLDMIRSLDSKAAKQGKKTDALSFLRSPQMSSLLQLRDIALSGGPDLSRPVPRPTRTPAVRSVNTSRAVSPFSRKPSPPRSTTPVPTTHGLSIAKSATDNLTKKNEMLNQEVERLRGQVDSLRHRCEVQELELQKSAKKVQEAMTLVAEESAKSKAAKEVIKALTAQLKDMAERLPPDDGNDAKQSQFPNGIESHASIYSSMDLDSVHQSRNESINALNMPSLHTGRSLHPNGISGQQRSPGVNENNEVSAHRHRVSSPHDGALSNRRAHSSSDDLFASSRRAADSASMDTMSLQNGEDGYRSRGTLSLSSTEVKAEWIEQYEQGVYITLTTLLDGTRDLKRVRFSRRRFGEHQAESWWNENHDKVYERYGVRSSERVSSAASTRSAR; translated from the exons ATGCCCACCAAGGTGGCTGCTTCAGATGTCATCAGAGTAAGCACCTCAAGTGCCCCCAGCACATCGAGCCACGGTTCCGCACAAGATGACTACGAATCTTCAGGCGACGTGTATGTGTGGGGTGAAGTTATCTGTGAAAGCACTGCAAGAGCTGGCTCTGATGCGGTAATCAGGTCGGCTGTGAGGCAGGATGTCCTGCTACCGAAGCCCTTGGAGTCCCATTTAGTTCTTGATGTGTATCATGTAGATTGCGGGGTCAAGCATGCTGCTTTGGTCACGAAGAACGGGGAAGTATTCACATGGGGTGAAGAGTCTGGAGGACGCCTTGGCCATGGATCACGAGAAGATTATGCTCGCCCAAACCTAGTCAATTCATTAGCGGTTTCCAACGTGGATTTCGTTGCTTGTGGGGAGTTCCATACCTGTGCTGTGACAACAGCTGGGGAACTGTATACCTGGGGAGATGGAACGCACAATATTGGGCTTTTGGGCCATGGTACTGACATAAGCCACTGGATTCCTAAAAGGATTTCAGGAGCACTGGACGGTCTGCAAGTTGCTTATGTTTCTTGTGGAACCTGGCATACAGCCTTGATCACAACAATCGGTCAGTTATTTACCTTTGGTGATGGTACTTTTGGAGTTTTAGGCCATGGAAACCGAGAAAGTATTTCATGTCCGAGGGAGGTCGAGTCTTTATCGGGGCTGAGAACAATTGCTGTCGCCTGTGGTGTATGGCACACTGCAGCTGTTGTAGAAGTTATAGTGACCCAGTCGAGTTCAAGTTTATCTTCTGGAAAGCTCTTCACATGGGGAGATGGTGACAAACATCGACTTGGTCATGGTGACAAGGAACCAAGAGTTAAGCCGACATGTGTGGCTTCACTCATTGATTACGATTTTCACAGGATAGCATGCGGTCATGGCCTTACTGTGGGTCTGACAACATCTGGACAGGTTTGGAGCATGGGTAATACTGTTTATGGCCAGCTTGGAAATCATCGCTCAGATGGTAAGCTCCCATGTTTAGTCGAAGAGATTATGGGTGAACAGGTTGTTCAAGTTGCTTGTGGTTCCTACCATGTTGCAGTTTTAACAGTTAAGAGTGAGGTGTTTACATGGGGAAAAGGAGCCAATGGAAGGTTGGGCCATGGAGATATAGACGACAGGAAAATACCTACGCTGGTTGAAGCCTTACGAGACAGAGGTGTTCGGCACATTTCCTGTGGTGCGAACTTCACAGCGGCCATATGCCAACATAAGTTGATGCCAGGAGCGGAGCAGTCACAATGCACCTCATGTAGGCAACCATTTGGGTTTACCCGGAAGAGGCATAATTGCCATAATTGCGGACATGTCCATTGCAATGCGTGCACTTCGCGAAAGGTGTTGAGGGCAGCGTTGGCTCCCAATCCTGGAAAGCCTTACCGTGTTTGTGATTCTTGTTTTCTGAAACTGAACAATGCCATTGACTCCAGTGCAATCAATAAGAGGAAAGATACCGTGCCTCGCTACTCAGGTGAAAGCAATTCTGATAGTACTAAATTAGCTAAAGCAATTATCCCTAGTAATTTGGATATGATTAGAAGTTTGGATAGCAAGGCAGCAAAACAAGGGAAGAAAACAGACGCTCTTTCATTTCTTCGGTCTCCTCAAATGAGTTCACTTCTTCAGTTGAGGGATATTGCTTTATCTGGTGGGCCTGATCTGAGCAGACCAGTTCCAAGACCAACTCGCACACCAGCAGTTCGATCGGTAAATACTTCCAGGGCTGTCTCCCCTTTCTCTCGTAAGCCTAGTCCACCACGTTCTACCACACCAGTTCCGACAACTCATGGCCTTTCTATTGCGAAAAGTGCTACTGATAATCTTACGAAAAAGAATGAGATGTTAAATCAGGAAGTTGAAAGACTACGCGGACAG GTCGATAGTCTGAGGCACCGGTGTGAGGTTCAAGAACTTGAGCTACAGAAGTCTGCCAAGAAAGTACAAGAGGCCATGACGCTGGTTGCAGAGGAGTCTGCGAAGTCCAAAGCTGCAAAGGAAGTCATAAAAGCCCTAACAGCACAG CTCAAGGACATGGCTGAAAGACTGCCTCCAGATGATGGCAACGATGCAAAGCAGTCACAGTTTCCAAACGGAATCGAGTCTCATGCTTCCATTTACTCTAGCATGGATTTGGATTCAGTTCACCAGTCACGGAATGAGTCTATCAATGCATTAAACATGCCTAGCCTGCACACGGGACGATCCTTGCACCCAAATGGAATCTCAGGTCAGCAGAGATCGCCGGGTGTTAATGAAAACAATGAAGTGAGTGCTCACAGACACAGGGTTTCAAGCCCCCATGACGGTGCACTTTCGAATCGAAGAGCACACAGCAGTAGTGATGACTTGTTCGCCTCGAGCCGCAGAGCGGCTGATAGTGCTAGCATGGATACTATGTCCCTCCAAAACGGCGAGGATGGTTACAGATCTCGAGGTACGTTGTCACTGTCCAGTACCGAAGTTAAGGCCGAATGGATTGAACAGTATGAACAAGGTGTATACATAACACTGACGACGCTTCTTGACGGGACTCGGGATCTGAAGAGGGTACGCTTCAG CCGAAGACGGTTCGGCGAGCATCAAGCGGAGAGCTGGTGGAACGAGAACCATGACAAGGTCTACGAGCGGTATGGCGTGAGGAGCTCCGAGCGAGTGTCGTCGGCCGCGTCGACCCGGTCAGCCCGGTGA
- the LOC109783447 gene encoding protein MITOFERRINLIKE 1, chloroplastic — translation MPPSRHPREPLSLALPGAGGRSQDFPSLFSDLTSLLLHHSPAAASPHGRAPVFSSSTLSIPAPAPSAPAPSQPQAPTPLERAAIGACAGAAAGAFTYAALLPLDAVKTRLQAGAASRGSWQVFADILRADGPLGLYRGLSAVILGSATSSAIYFGTCELAKSLLRPHLPPFLVPPLAGASGNISSSAIMVPKELITQRLQSGAATGRSWQVLLQILQNDGFFGLYAGYAATLLRNLPAGVLSYSSFEYLKAFALSKSSAANLTPGESVLCGALAGAISAGLTTPLDVVKTRLMTRVGAAQGSRTVVGTMQEVIAEEGLMGLSRGIGPRVLHSACFAAIGYCAFETARLMILKSYLESCERKAAAETKTGVAAA, via the coding sequence ATGCCGCCGTCGAGGCACCCGCGGGAGCCGCTGTCCCTCGCGCTCCCGGGCGCTGGCGGCCGCTCGCAGGACTTCCCCTCGCTCTTCTCCGACCTCACCTCGCTCCTCCTCCACcactcgcccgccgccgcctccccccacGGCCGCGCCCCGGTCTTCTCCTCCTCCACGCTCTCCAtccccgcccccgccccctccGCTCCGGCGCCGTCCCAGCCGCAGGCGCCGACGCCGCTGGAGCGGGCGGCCATCGGGGCgtgcgcgggggcggcggcgggggcctTCACCTACGCGGCGCTGCTGCCGCTCGACGCCGTCAAGACCCGTCTGCAGGCCGGCGCCGCCTCGCGGGGCTCCTGGCAGGTGTTCGCCGACATCCTGCGCGCCGACGGGCCGCTCGGCCTCTACCGCGGCCTCTCCGCCGTCATCCTCGGCTCCGCCACCTCCTCCGCCATCTACTTCGGCACCTGCGAGCTCGCCAAGTCGCTGCTGCGCCCGCACCTGCCGCCCTTCCTCGTGCCCCCGCTCGCCGGCGCCAGCGGCAACATCTCCTCCTCCGCCATCATGGTGCCCAAGGAGCTCATCACGCAGCGCCTCCAGTCGGGCGCCGCCACGGGCCGCTCCTGGCAGGTGCTGCTCCAGATCCTCCAGAACGACGGCTTCTTCGGCCTCTACGCGGGGTACGCCGCCACCCTGCTCCGCAACCTCCCCGCCGGGGTGCTCAGCTACTCCTCCTTCGAGTACCTCAAGGCCTTCGCCCTCAGCAAGAGCAGCGCCGCCAACCTGACGCCGGGGGAGAGCGTGCTCTGCGGCGCGCTCGCCGGCGCGATATCCGCGGGGCTCACCACCCCGCTCGACGTCGTCAAGACGCGGCTGATGACCAGGGTGGGCGCCGCCCAGGGGAGCCGCACCGTGGTGGGCACCATGCAGGAGGTCATCGCGGAGGAAGGCCTGATGGGCCTGTCCCGGGGGATCGGACCGAGGGTCCTGCACAGCGCCTGCTTCGCTGCGATTGGCTACTGCGCCTTCGAGACGGCCAGGCTCATGATCCTCAAGTCATACCTTGAATCGTGCGAGAGGAAGGCCGCTGCCGAGACCAAGACCGGAGTTGCCGCTGCCTGA
- the LOC120962114 gene encoding uncharacterized protein, producing the protein MANTISPILLDTIIKGDPRVQEVNIIWAEPQDTCWVQNSGTEQKGELALVITMDKDSTGESGDVWGTAMDACIPVMDLIDTTRSVPYSIQRVREGFGISSAFGRVTQHLSKAVGMVTKSVLEEHLTTVASSMTCTGNLHGFNSYGYKATFKALKIQAPFMKATRARPLQCFEEGAEKVYSDQLDSVVSTCSWGNPAPIGTGSAFKIHWNDGNTVQRTFHLPMFSHVCSMQLFSPFSSEPLGLLQSAGNENLGGYGLYEFLTEVETTRATEDNMIVPYGSCLYDVDNLQEDEIKEDEVLCLGGNSPISWTDRPKSNLLLHDLQGWRAEQGHQKVPVANWQHGKHVATKSSGTSGWNQSSSTTKVYQRRQRNSNWGSDATQQDGNPCWNKAYVAGPSNFAITGPSSGTSGWNQSSSTTKVYQRRQLDSNWSSDATQQDGNASWKKANVAGQGNFAITGPSSSGGWSRKTNNLGRGRRGGRGAIWKSEGSHRGGNSRWKTQRANTTSAPNFHNSGPSNYGGRNIKTGRGPAWRSNGPNRGGSNSEQRGSSNFTLAEQQIHAQVDPIMKEVKRIIRESRDGIKLSGDDERFIVENILMYHPEKEKKMAGNNNYIMVAKHQKFHSSRCLYVASSDGPPTDFSYKKCLENMIRIHYPHEASSFCRKYFQ; encoded by the exons ATGGCCAATACCATTTCTCCTATACTCCTGGACACAATCATAAAAG GTGATCCACGAGTTCAGGAGGTGAACATAATATGGGCTGAACCACAAGACACGTGTTGGGTCCAGAACTCCGGTACAGAACAGAAGGGCGAACTGGCGTTGGTAATCACAATGGATAAAGACTCAACTGGGGAGAGTGGTGATGTCTGGGGAACAGCAATGGATGCATGCATCCCTGTGATGGATCTGATCGACACTACCAGGTCTGTGCCCTACAGCATCCAACGAGTTCGGGAAGGGTTTGGAATTTCCTCTGCCTTTGGTCGAGTCACACAG CACCTTTCCAAGGCAGTTGGAATGGTTACAAAATCAGTTCTCGAAGAACACCTGACAACTGTTGCAAGCAGCATGACCTGCACAGGTAACTTGCATGGCTTCAACAGCTATGGTTACAAGGCCACATTCAAGGCCCTCAAGATTCAGGCACCCTTCATGAAGGCTACACGCGCT AGGCCATTGCAATGCTTCGAGGAGGGTGCAGAGAAGGTCTATTCTGATCAGTTGGATAGCGTTGTGTCTACCTGTTCTTGGGGCAATCCTGCACCAATTGGGACTGGTTCAGCCTTCAAAATCCACTGGAATGATGGGAACACGGTACAACGAACATTTCACCTGCCTATGTTCTCTCATGTGTGCAGCATGCAATTATTTTCTCCCTTCTCCTCTGAACCTCTTGGTCTTTTACAGTCAGCAGGCAATGAGAACCTTGGAGGGTATGGTTTATATGAATTCCTCACAGAGGTAGAAACAACAAGAGCCACTGAAGATAATATGATTGTTCCATACGGTTCCTGCTTGTATGATGTTGACAACCTTCAAGAAGATGAAATCAAAGAGGATGAAGTCTTATGTTTGGGAGGAAACAGTCCAATCTCTTGGACAGACAGGCCAAAATCAAATCTCCTACTGCATGATCTTCAAGGTTGGAGGGCTGAACAAGGGCACCAAAAAGTGCCAGTTGCAAACTggcaacatggtaaacatgtcgCCACAAAGTCAAGTGGCACTAGTGGATGGAACCAGAGCAGTTCTACCACAAAAGTTTATCAGAGAAGGCAGCGTAATAGTAATTGGGGCTCAGATGCAACACAGCAAGATGGTAACCCGTGTTGGAACAAAGCATATGTGGCAGGCCCAAGCAACTTTGCCATAACAGGGCCATCAAGTGGTACTAGTGGATGGAACCAGAGCAGTTCTACCACGAAAGTTTATCAGAGAAGACAACTTGATAGTAATTGGAGCTCAGATGCAACACAACAAGATGGTAACGCAAGTTGGAAGAAAGCAAATGTGGCAGGCCAGGGCAACTTTGCCATTACAGGGCCATCTAGCTCTGGCGGATGGAGTAGAAAGACCAATAATCTTGGTAGGGGTCGACGTGGTGGTAGAGGTGCAATCTGGAAATCAGAGGGATCACACCGTGGAGGTAACAGTAGGTGGAAAACCCAAAGAGCCAATACCACAAGCGCCCCGAACTTCCACAATTCAGGACCATCCAACTATGGAGGACGGAACATCAAGACTGGCAGAGGACCAGCATGGAGATCAAATGGACCAAACCGGGGAGGTAGCAATAGTGAACAAAGAGGGAGTTCAAATTTTACACTAGCGGAACAGCAGATACATGCACAAGTTGATCCAATCATGAAAGAAGTAAAGAGGATCATCCGTGAATCAAG GGATGGCATCAAGCTTTCTGGAGATGATGAGAGGTTCATTGTTGAAAATATTCTCATGTACCACCCAGAGAAGGAAAAGAAGATGGCAGGGAATAACAATTACATAATG GTTGCTAAGCATCAAAAGTTCCATAGCTCCAGGTGCTTGTACGTCGCATCCTCAGATGGCCCTCCTACAGATTTCTCCTACAAGAAGTGCCTAGAGAACATGATCAGGATTCACTACCCACATGAAGCAAGTTCATTCTGCAGAAAGTACTTCCAGTGA
- the LOC109783449 gene encoding DNA-directed RNA polymerase V subunit 1, with protein MKSLCISKSSSFSCRGVITGDPYIPMNVVGVPDEVARRMSVQERVTDYNIAQLQGMMDRGLCLTHEDANSITHSLDVGKANKKRTILKVGETVNRRILDGDAVFVNRPPSTDKHSVQAMYVRVHTDHTIKINPLICGPLGADFDGDCVHIFFPRSVSARAEAIELFTVEKQLVSSHNAKLNFQLKNDCLLALKKMSARKYSRREANELLNAMFTAGLIPKKRLSGRPEWSFAQILETVLPQENKILIRDLVAGTITISSVLSTKNPREAIEFLNLLQPLLMESLFTDGFSVSLRDFNVQNPIPQTIQHQTLDLDKLRKPIVDFITSSDIRFLVDQKRDSAMTKVVEQIGFLGHQLQRNGRLYSGSLVEDCVSKSLSKCGSSTNGCHPLEAHGFVRNSLCNGLNPYEDLLHSISAREKTIRASKGLVEPGVLFKNMMAMLRDVVACYDGTIRNSCGNSVVKFDSRNSSSSVTPGDPVGILAATAVTNAAYKAVLDPNQNNMASWDSMKVRGAFVQFHLRLSSYVLTSGCCIYRKYYLQELALGMKMTKK; from the coding sequence ATGAAGTCACTCTGCATCAGCAAGAGCTCAAGCTTCTCATGCCGTGGTGTGATCACAGGTGACCCATACATTCCTATGAATGTGGTAGGAGTGCCTGATGAAGTAGCAAGGCGAATGTCAGTACAAGAGCGTGTGACAGACTACAACATTGCTCAGCTGCAAGGCATGATGGATAGAGGTCTTTGCCTGACACATGAAGATGCTAATTCTATCACGCACTCCTTGGATGTGGGGAAAGCAAATAAGAAACGGACCATACTGAAGGTCGGTGAAACGGTCAACCGGAGAATTCTGGATGGAGATGCGGTATTTGTCAACAGGCCACCAAGCACCGACAAGCACTCAGTCCAAGCAATGTATGTCCGTGTACATACTGATCACACCATCAAGATCAACCCACTCATATGTGGACCACTTGGGGCAGATTTCGATGGCGACTGTGTCCACATTTTCTTCCCAAGGTCGGTGTCAGCAAGGGCTGAAGCTATAGAGCTCTTCACGGTGGAGAAGCAGCTGGTCAGCTCTCACAATGCAAAGCTGAATTTTCAGCTCAAGAATGATTGCTTACTAGCTTTAAAGAAAATGTCTGCTAGAAAGTATTCCAGAAGGGAGGCCAATGAACTTTTAAATGCAATGTTCACGGCAGGGTTGATTCCCAAGAAGCGACTATCAGGTCGACCAGAGTGGAGTTTCGCTCAGATTCTAGAGACGGTACTACCACAGGAAAACAAAATATTAATCAGAGACTTGGTTGCTGGCACTATTACCATCTCATCAGTTCTGTCCACGAAGAATCCAAGGGAGGCCATAGAATTTCTGAATCTTCTGCAGCCCCTACTAATGGAATCATTATTTACCGATGGTTTCAGCGTAAGCCTGAGAGACTTCAATGTCCAGAATCCAATACCACAGACAATTCAGCATCAGACACTTGATCTTGACAAGTTACGGAAACCAATTGTGGACTTCATTACTTCTTCTGACATTCGCTTCTTGGTTGACCAAAAGAGAGATTCAGCCATGACCAAAGTAGTGGAGCAGATTGGTTTCTTGGGACATCAGCTGCAGCGCAACGGAAGATTATATTCTGGCAGCTTGGTAGAGGATTGCGTATCCAAGTCACTAAGCAAGTGTGGCAGCAGCACCAATGGTTGCCATCCTTTGGAGGCACATGGTTTTGTCAGGAACTCACTTTGCAATGGACTGAACCCATATGAGGACCTACTCCATTCAATATCTGCAAGGGAGAAGACAATACGCGCATCTAAAGGACTTGTGGAGCCGGGCGTTCTCTTCAAGAATATGATGGCAATGCTCCGGGATGTTGTAGCATGCTATGATGGAACCATAAGAAACTCATGTGGAAATTCAGTTGTCAAGTTTGACTCGAGAAACTCATCGAGTTCTGTGACACCAGGAGATCCCGTTGGTATCTTGGCAGCCACTGCAGTTACAAATGCTGCATACAAGGCAGTGTTAGACCCAAATCAGAATAACATGGCCTCATGGGACTCGATGAAGGTGAGAGGCGCATTTGTTCAGTTCCATCTAAGACTTAGTTCATATGTTCTGACTTCTGGTTGTTGCATTTACAGGAAGTACTACTTACAAGAGCTAGCTCTAGGAATGAAAATGACCAAAAAATAA